The DNA region ttgtttgaacGTGCACTGCACTAGTGTATGATTAATGATAAGAAATAGGGAAAATATGTTTATtcagtaacactttacttgaaggtatctatcttctgtaggcctacctacataagagtgacatgacacaatCATGGCACATGAAACCTATCCTATCAAGACATAAACCAAATGATACTTAATAACATTAGCGTTATGTCATAAATGGTCAtggcagtgtcatgtcacttttATGTTAATAACTTTAACTAAAGTGTAACCATTTATTCTTCCAATGATAGTTCAGCATTACAGAATGGCTGAAAGCAAAAAGAAAGCAGATTGACAAGTAAAATGGCACCTTGATAATACATGCAATGGAGTAAAAATTATATCTTAAGGTGGCCAGATATTTCTCATTAcctgttatttttgttgttttcaggTCATGGCTCAGCACAGAAAGTTAAAATACTGAAAGAGAAGCTTCAAACACACTTGAGAACCAAGTTTTCTGCTGTTCATCAAGACACTGGAGTTAAAAATGTAGAAGATATCTACACTGACCTTTACATTGTTGAGGGCCGCACAGGTGGGGTCACCAATGCACATGAAGTGTCACCAATTAACATGAATCAAATTGGGAGAGGACCAAGCTCGGAAGATAAGCAAGTTAACTTGGCAAACATGTTCACTGACAGGTTTGCCACAAAAGTTTTGACTTTGGGGATTGCTGGTGTGGGGAAAACGGTTGCAGTGCAGAAGTTTGTCACGGACTGGGCTAATGGAGGAACAAATCAAGACATTGACTTTGTCTTTGTTCTTCTGTTTCGAAAGTTGAACTTGATTATGGAAAAAGATTACACTTTTCTTGAACTCCTTCTTGCATTTTACACGGAACTCAAAGATTTGACAGAATTGTCTGAATTCGCAAACTGCAAAATTATTTTTGTCCTTGATGGTATGGATGAAAGCAAGCTCCACCTAGACTTTGAAAAGTGTATTAGTGAACTCAATGAGAAGACTTCTGTGGACATCCTCATGACAAGTCTCATTAAAGGAACATTACTGAGTACTGCACACATCTGGGTTacaaccagaccagcagcagccagtctGATCCCAGATGAGTGCATCAATTTTGTGACAGAGGTGCGAGGATTCAATGATGACCAGAAAGATCAGTTCTTTCAGaagaacataaacaataaaGAAAAAGCTGAGAAACTCATTCTTTACATCAAAAAGAATAAAAGCCTTCACATCATGTGTCACATACCGGTATTCTGCCGTATTATAGCTAGTGTGGTAGATGAAATACTGGGAGAtcagagcaaagaaaaaaaagccaaaacTTTGACGGAAATGTACACACTGTATACTTGCACTCAGTtgaaaagaatgaatgaattcttGGACATTGACATGAAGATGAGTGCAAAAGAAAAAGGCCAGTTGCTTGTGAAACTTGGGAAACTGGCATTCAAACATCTGGAGAAAGGCGCCTTGATATTCTATAAGCATGACTTGAAAGCTTGTGGTATTGATGTCAGGGCTGGAGCATTGCAGGCTGGAGTTTGTACACAGATCTTCAATGTTGAGGGTGCTGCAGCTGAAGATAATATATTCAGCTTTGTACATCTAAGTGTACAGGAATTCTTGGCAGCTCTTTACGTTCTTAACAAAAATGCAACTTGTTATTTGGGAAATCGTCTCCCCAAAACATGGAGGAAGACAAACCACTGGCTATCTTCACCCTCAAGGTTTGACCTTTACATGCTTGCTGTGGACAAGGCCTTACAGAGCCAGAATGGACATTTGGATCTTTTTGTCCGCTTCCTCCTTGGCCTGGCTCCAATGTTGGAGCCTCAAATCAGGTCCCCCCTGAATAATGTGCTGCCACAGTTGGCTGTCAGAGAAACATGTATCAAGAACACAGTTCAATACATCAAAGAAGTCATCAAGAGAGACGACTCACCAGAACGGACCATCAACCTCTTCCACTGTTTGAATGAGCTTGGGGACAACTCACTGATTGAGGAGATCAATGGGTAATGCATACAAACCATTTCCAATTTGAAGGTTTTGGCAAAGAGCATAAATAAGATCATGATGTTGAAGGGAATtatttcatcaaaatcagtccAGTATTACAGCTAGGCTACACACCGGGCATGTAACTGAAGCGATCTGTTCATGGAGCGAGTGCTATACAGTTACCTTCTTCCACACTAACCAATAGAACTGCCTACACCAGACGTTAGAGTGGTGTGAACATTCTAAAAACAGGATCTAGACAGGTCTTTTAAAAACAATTTATATGTtctgcacatttattttcagacTATTAGGAATAATAACAGATCTGTAAGTGTTTAGTTGAATGAAACGTTTATTATTTTTCACAAACATCCACAAAATTGAAAAACAATCATCCACACAGAGGTCAATCACGTTTTGGCTCAATTTGCATTTGAGCCATCAGTTGGAGAGAGTTTAATTTAGGAACCCATAGGGAGGGATTTTACAAAATCAAAAAATCAGTACTAGTACTTgatcttcattttaatgatttggTATTGATTTACACATTTCAGTACAGTCCTATTCCTTTGACAGTGGAGGTGTGAATAAACAGTACATTAGTGTAGCCTAAATTATATGGGGGTAAAGTCTCAATAGCATATGATGGTAGATGGTTCCTTGCACAAAGCAATATTTTctgacaatcacactcacactcgctcacacacacaaataaaaggcCAGTCTGTCTGAACAATATgatattttgttgttttctggACCTACATGTAGGATTACATATCGAAGGCTTTGTTTGGAGCGGTGCAGTTGCATTGTATACAACAATAACATTTTGTGAGGCCGTAAAACTATGAATTAGCCTACTTATGGTATCAAGTCAGCTTCATCTCTCAGAATATATTTAATGTACTGAATAGTACATATGCTTGTATTGTCAAGAAAAAGCGACTGCTTAATACTGTCACTTAGCCTATCGCTTTAATATTCTGAACTTTGTTTTGAAGTAAAGTGGTGCAGTCTTAAGCAGCTAACAATGAGTATTAGTAAGATTCCAAATTGTATGATTTACATGTTGTCTTAAATGATACCCAGGTACATAAACTCAGCAGATGAGAAGAACCTGACTCCAGCCCAGTGCTCAGCTCTGGCTTATCTGCTGCTCATGTCAACTACAGACATGGAGGAGTTTAATCTGAAGAAGTACCTGAGATCAGAGGAAGGGCTCCACAGAATGCTCCCAGTAGTGAATGTCACAAGGAGAGTTTGGTGGGTAAACATTAATGTTATTGTGGGATCTGGCACaactgactgagatgttcattTCTCAGCACTAGGTGTTGAtcagtgtgtttgaatgtgaatgGAAATAATTGTAATAGAATACTAGTGAGATCTCAGATAGGTCAAGCAGACCAAACCTTAACTTTTAAACAGACTAAATTGGTGTCCTCTCTCAAAAGAAAGCTGTAAAATAATGGCATCTACACTATGCTGTCTTTATGTACTTAACAGGCTGAATCATTGTCAACTCACTAAAGCGAGTGGTAAACTGTTAGCATCAGTGCTACAGAGgacaccttcccatctgagagagctggacatgagtaACAATGGCCTGCAGGATAAAGGTGTGAAACTGCTCTGCGTGGGACTAAGATATCCACAATGCAAACTGGAGATACTGAGGTCAGTTATGAGCCATATGCGGATAGTGACATAATAGCTGATAGATGTTAGGTGAAATTCAATAGCAGTTTGAAACAGACGAAACAAAAACAGGAAAGAGGCACAGAGAACACTGCATCAGTTGTGTTTATGTACAGGTGTGTTCTGCTTTGTATAAGTGACATTTATAAGATTGGTAAATCTCTAGTGTTAGTAAAAGTGTTTAGGTAACTCCCTCTGTGAAGATCATAGGTGTAATTATTTATGCATTGTATAAGGTGATCGTAAATCATTAGAATGATTATGGTAATTTCTCAAAAAGCATTCTGTAAAATCACTAGGATTGTAAAATTTCTGCGTTATTATCCACCAAAAGGTTTTAGAATAATCAAAACATCAAAACTCTTACCAGAGACATTCACATATTATGCACCTACTGTAGTTGGAATAATAAAAAGGTTATTtctagggctgggactcgattaaaaaaaataatctaattaattagaggctttgtaattaattaatcgaaattaatcacattttaattttatataaatatatgacctgagaacagtgagaagtatttttttttcacatggatttttagtatagcct from Sardina pilchardus chromosome 1, fSarPil1.1, whole genome shotgun sequence includes:
- the LOC134089399 gene encoding NACHT, LRR and PYD domains-containing protein 12-like isoform X1; this translates as MTAALNEVLRKTLDNLSGADFKRFKCYLRDEYGMAWGKLEKADTDDAVDLMVQVHSMGAGAVTLTILQKMNHNQLAVNLESDLAKCGGQQCSTSPAAGGGGINMNMSGAPAPQQAGDQQCSAVGGGINMNMSGAPVSQQGHGSAQKVKILKEKLQTHLRTKFSAVHQDTGVKNVEDIYTDLYIVEGRTGGVTNAHEVSPINMNQIGRGPSSEDKQVNLANMFTDRFATKVLTLGIAGVGKTVAVQKFVTDWANGGTNQDIDFVFVLLFRKLNLIMEKDYTFLELLLAFYTELKDLTELSEFANCKIIFVLDGMDESKLHLDFEKCISELNEKTSVDILMTSLIKGTLLSTAHIWVTTRPAAASLIPDECINFVTEVRGFNDDQKDQFFQKNINNKEKAEKLILYIKKNKSLHIMCHIPVFCRIIASVVDEILGDQSKEKKAKTLTEMYTLYTCTQLKRMNEFLDIDMKMSAKEKGQLLVKLGKLAFKHLEKGALIFYKHDLKACGIDVRAGALQAGVCTQIFNVEGAAAEDNIFSFVHLSVQEFLAALYVLNKNATCYLGNRLPKTWRKTNHWLSSPSRFDLYMLAVDKALQSQNGHLDLFVRFLLGLAPMLEPQIRSPLNNVLPQLAVRETCIKNTVQYIKEVIKRDDSPERTINLFHCLNELGDNSLIEEINGYINSADEKNLTPAQCSALAYLLLMSTTDMEEFNLKKYLRSEEGLHRMLPVVNVTRRVWLNHCQLTKASGKLLASVLQRTPSHLRELDMSNNGLQDKGVKLLCVGLRYPQCKLEILRLAGCKLTEESCKAVASAMESLVSLRELDLSDNDLKDSGVQLLVARLSSPHCKLQTLRLAGCKLTEESCKAVASAMETLVSLTELDLSHNDLKDSGVQLLVARLRSHHCKLQTLRLADCKLTEESCKAVASAMETLVSLTELDLSHNDLKDSGVQLLVARLSSPHCKLQTLRLSGCLITHEGCSLLSSALKSNPSYLKQLDLSYNHPGDSGVKQLTERLNDPNSKLETFMYDSGGKCRIKPGPRKYACELTLDPNTVRRTLSLSEGNRKVTHVDQQPYPDHPERFDYYPQVLCREGLTGRCYWEAVWSGGVVEIAVAYKSTPRREGSEQSSVFGSNAKSWSLHCSGNSYTARHNSKETAIPVPSYRSSRVGVYLDWPAGTLSFYSVSSNTLTHLHTVHSTFTEPLYPGFFVYSDSSVSLCQIT
- the LOC134089399 gene encoding NACHT, LRR and PYD domains-containing protein 12-like isoform X2, producing MTAALNEVLRKTLDNLSGADFKRFKCYLRDEYGMAWGKLEKADTDDAVDLMVQVHSMGAGAVTLTILQKMNHNQLAVNLESDLAKCGGQQCSTSPAAGGGGINMNMSGAPAPQQVGGGINMNMSGAPVSQQGHGSAQKVKILKEKLQTHLRTKFSAVHQDTGVKNVEDIYTDLYIVEGRTGGVTNAHEVSPINMNQIGRGPSSEDKQVNLANMFTDRFATKVLTLGIAGVGKTVAVQKFVTDWANGGTNQDIDFVFVLLFRKLNLIMEKDYTFLELLLAFYTELKDLTELSEFANCKIIFVLDGMDESKLHLDFEKCISELNEKTSVDILMTSLIKGTLLSTAHIWVTTRPAAASLIPDECINFVTEVRGFNDDQKDQFFQKNINNKEKAEKLILYIKKNKSLHIMCHIPVFCRIIASVVDEILGDQSKEKKAKTLTEMYTLYTCTQLKRMNEFLDIDMKMSAKEKGQLLVKLGKLAFKHLEKGALIFYKHDLKACGIDVRAGALQAGVCTQIFNVEGAAAEDNIFSFVHLSVQEFLAALYVLNKNATCYLGNRLPKTWRKTNHWLSSPSRFDLYMLAVDKALQSQNGHLDLFVRFLLGLAPMLEPQIRSPLNNVLPQLAVRETCIKNTVQYIKEVIKRDDSPERTINLFHCLNELGDNSLIEEINGYINSADEKNLTPAQCSALAYLLLMSTTDMEEFNLKKYLRSEEGLHRMLPVVNVTRRVWLNHCQLTKASGKLLASVLQRTPSHLRELDMSNNGLQDKGVKLLCVGLRYPQCKLEILRLAGCKLTEESCKAVASAMESLVSLRELDLSDNDLKDSGVQLLVARLSSPHCKLQTLRLAGCKLTEESCKAVASAMETLVSLTELDLSHNDLKDSGVQLLVARLRSHHCKLQTLRLADCKLTEESCKAVASAMETLVSLTELDLSHNDLKDSGVQLLVARLSSPHCKLQTLRLSGCLITHEGCSLLSSALKSNPSYLKQLDLSYNHPGDSGVKQLTERLNDPNSKLETFMYDSGGKCRIKPGPRKYACELTLDPNTVRRTLSLSEGNRKVTHVDQQPYPDHPERFDYYPQVLCREGLTGRCYWEAVWSGGVVEIAVAYKSTPRREGSEQSSVFGSNAKSWSLHCSGNSYTARHNSKETAIPVPSYRSSRVGVYLDWPAGTLSFYSVSSNTLTHLHTVHSTFTEPLYPGFFVYSDSSVSLCQIT